The genomic segment GTGGCGTGCAGCTTTTCCAGGTCGGACGCCTGACCGGCGTCCCGCAGCGGCGCGACGTAGGGCACGGAGCCCCAGGCGTCCCACCATGCGGACCACCAATCGAGCGGCCAGAACGGGGAGACGGTCCGCGTCATGCCCTTGCGAGCCTCGCATGATGCTGCGGCTGGGCGTCGGGCCCGCGCAGGTAGAGGGGGCGCGGCAGCGCCTGGTCCGGATCGGCGACGAGCCCGAGCGAGGCGACCCAGGCGATCTGCGGCGCGCCGGTCTCGGCGACCTCGACGGCGATGCCGGCGGAAGCGGCCGCCGCCGCGAGCGCGGGAGCGCCGGAGCCGGTGAGGATCGCCCGTCGCTTGCCGAGCAGGGTCACCGCTTCTTCCAAAGCGATGTGCCGGGGCGGAATCACCGTGCCTTCCGTCACGCTCATGGCTTGGAGGTAGACGGCGCCGTGGCGCGCATCGATCGCGGCGACCACCGTATCGTCGCCGTTAAGGGCGAGCTGCGGCGCGAGCAGGGCGGACAGGGTGGTCACGCCCACCACCGGAAGGCCGGCGGCGAGCCCGATGGCGCGGGCGGCGGAAAGCCCGACGCGCAAGCCCGTATAGCTTCCGGGCCCGACCGTGACCGCGACCCGGTCGAGACCCTCGAAGCCGCCCTCGACCCGGGCCATGACCCGCTCGATCAGCGGCAGCAGCGCTTCGGCATGGCCGCGCACGAGCGGCATCGACTCCTCGGCGAGCAGGTCGTCGCTGTCGTCGGTGGCCACGCAGGCAGCGCAGGCTTCGAGCGCCGTATCGATGGCAAGGATCCGCAAACGTCGATTCCATCCGGCGGCAGGCCTCGAGCGCCCGCCCTCCGGCTCTTCTTAGGACGAAACCGCCCTCCCCGTCAGCGCATCCGCGACCGGACTCCCCAAGGAAGCGGTGCGGTGTTGCGCCGATGTCAGGGAAAACGGGCGGCGGGGCCGCCGATCAGATCGCCTGCACTTCCCGCACGGAAGGGAGGAAGTGGCGGAACAGGTTCTGCACGCCCTGGCGCAGGGTCGCGGTGGAGGACGGACAGCCCGAGCAGGCGCCCTTCATCTCGAGGTAGACGATGCCGTCGCGGTAACCGCGGAAGGTGATGTCGCCGCCGTCGCCCGCCACCGCCGGGCGCACGCGGGTCTCCAGCAGATCCTTGATGGTCACCACGGTATCGTGGTCGGCCTCGTCGTAGAACTCCTCCGTCTCGTCCTCGGCGAGCGCCGTGCCCTCGGCCAGCACCGGGCGGCCGGACTGGAAGTGGTCCATGATCGCGCCGAGCACGGCGGGCTTCACCTGCGGCCACTCGTTGACGCCGTCGGCCTTGGTGACGGAGATGAAGTCGTGCCCGAAATAGACGCCCGAGACGCCGGGCACCGCGAACAGGGCGGTGGCGAGCGGCGAGCGCTCGGCGCTCGCGGTGTCGCGGGCCTCGAAGGTCCCGTCGGTGAGCACGACCCGGCCGGGCAGGAACTTGAGCGTGGCGGGGTTCGGCGTGGCTTCGGTCTGAATGAACATGTGAAGAATCCTCGGGTCCGCTGGCGCCGGTTCAAGGCCGGCCGGGATCGGTGCCGGGTTCGACCGGCGCCGCTTTCCATGTGGACCGACAGGGACGGATTCTCAACCGCTCCCGCGACTTGTTGGACAGCGATAACCGGTGTAGGAAGCCCGTTCATCACGCATATCGTTCGTATCCGCGCCTGAGGAAGGAGCCGCCTCGCATGGCTCGCGTCACCGTCGAAGACTGCATCGAGAAGGTCGAGAACCGCTTCGAGCTGGTCCTGCTCGCCAGCCACCGGGCGCGCCTGCTCGCCGCCGGCGCCCCGCTGACCGTGGAGCGCGACCGCGACAAGAACCCCGTCGTGGCCCTTCGCGAGATCGGCGACGAGACCATCACGGCGGAGGATCTCAAGGAGCAACTCATCCACTCGATGCAGAAATACGTCGAGGTGGACGAGCCCGAGGCCGAGACCGTGCCGCTCCTGTCGAGCTCGCCCGCCGCTGCCGCGGTGGCGCCCCAGTCGTCCTCGGACGACAAGAACGTGCAGTTCGACTTCATGAGCGAGGAGGATCTCCTCCGCGGTCTCGAGAACCTCGCACCGCCGACCGAGACCGACGACGAGGGCGAGTAAGCTCTTTTCGCGCTCCACCTGACGATCCACGCCCGCCCTCGGTCCCCGAGCGGCGGGCGTTCGCGTGTTTCGGGGTGAAGCCCCATTCTGGCGTCCATGCGAGGGAGGCGGAGCCGTCGCGCTTTCGCCGCGACGCCATGGGTCTGGGCAAATGCGCGCCGATGCAGGAAGGTGTCGGACGAGCGACCGCGTCCGTCCGGGCCGGGCCCCCTTGAGAGTGCCGCACGAAACGCCCGACCGCCGATCCTCGCCCTTCTGAGGCACGGCGGCGGAGCGGGCGTCTTGCGAGAGGCACCGAGCAGATCGAGAGCAGGATCCTTCGGCGGATGATGCGCCAGTACGAACTCGTCGAGCGGGTCAAGCGCTACAATCCTGCCGCGAACGAGGCGCTTCTCAACCGCGCCTACGTCTACGCCATGCGGGCGCACGGCACGCAGAAGCGCGCCTCCGGCGATCCGTTCTTCGCCCATCCCCTCGAAGTCGCCGCGATCCTCACCGACCTGCGCCTCGACGACGCGACCATCGTCGCGGCCGTCCTGCACGACACCGTCGAGGACACCGCCGCCACGCTCGACGAGATCCGCGAGATCTTCGGGCCTGAGATCGGCGCGCTGGTGGACGGGCTGACCAAGCTCAAGCGGCTCGATCTCGTCTCGAAGCGAGCCGTGCAGGGCGAGAATTTCCGTAAGCTGCTCCTGGCGGTGGCCGAGGACGTGCGGGTGCTTCTGGTGAAGCTCGCCGACCGCCTGCACAACATGCGCACGCTCCACTTCATGCGCGACGACAAGCGGGCACGGATTGCCGAGGAGACCCTCGACATCTACGCGCCGCTCGCCGGCCGTATGGGCATGCAGGAGCTGCGCGACGAGCTGGAAGACCTCTCGTTCCGCACGCTGAAGCCCGAAGTCTACGCCACCATCACCAAGCGGCTCGAAGACCTCTCGGCCAAGTCCGGCAGCGTGATCGAGAGCATCGAGCACGACCTCACCGCCCGGCTCGCCGCGCGCGGCATCGCCGCTCACGTGAAAGGGCGGCTGAAGAAGCCGTTCTCGATCTGGTCGAAGATGGAGCGCAAGTCGGTCGCCTTCGAACAGCTCTCCGACATCGTCGGCTTCCGCGTGATCGTCGGCACCCTGGCCGAGTGCTACGCGGCGCTCGGCGTCGTCCACACGAGCTGGCCGATGGTGCCGGGCCGCTACAAGGACTACGTCTCGACGCCGAAGCAGAACGATTACCGCTCGATCCACACCACGGTGATCGGGCCGAAGCGCCAGCGCGTCGAGCTTCAGATCCGCACCGCCGAGATGGACGAGATCGCCGAGTACGGCATCGCCGCCCACGCCCATTACAAGGAAGCCGGCAAGGAAGGCGTGGAGGGCGAGATCCACCCCCGGCTCGCCACCGAGAGCGGCGCCTACCAATGGCTGCGCCGCACCATCGAGCTTCTGGCCGAGGGCGATTCGCCGGAAGAGTTTCTGGAGCACACCAAGCTGGAGCTGTTCCAGGATCAGGTGTTCTGCTTCACGCCCAAGGGCCGCCTGATCGCCCTGCCGCGCGGCGCCACGCCAATCGACTTCGCCTACGCGGTGCATACCGATGTCGGCAACACGGCGGTGGGCGCCAAGATCAACGGCCGGCTCGCGCCCCTGCTGCACGAACTCGCCAACGGCGACGAGGTCGAGATCGCCCGCTCCGACGGCGCCTCGCCGCCGGCCGCGTGGGAATCGCTCGTCGTCACCGGCAAGGCGCGCTCTGCGATCCGGCGGGCGACCCGCGCCGCCGTGCGGCGCCAATATGCCGGCCTCGGCCGCCAGATCCTCGACCGGGCCTTCGAGCGGGCCGGCAAGAGCTTCTCCGAGGAGAAGCTGCGCGGCGCGCTGCCCCGGCTCGCCCGCGCGAGCACCGAGGACGTGTTCGCCGCCGTCGGGCGCGGCGAGATGTTCTCCGGCGACGTGGTGAAGGCCGTCTATCCCGACTTCAAGGAGGAGCGGCGCGCGGGGGCCAGCGGCGGTCCGGCGGCCAACGGCGCGGCGGGGCGCCTCACCCGCTCCAAGGATCAGACCATGCGGCTGACCTTCTCGGGTGAGGCCGAGGCGGCCTCGGCCTTGGCCAGCATTCCCATTCGCGGGCTGGCCGGCGACCTGCCGGTGAGCTTTGCCCCGAACGGCGGCGCCCTCCCGGGGGATCGCATCGTCGGCATCCTCACGCCCGGCGTCGGCGTGACGATCTATCCGATCCAGTCCGCCGCGCTCGCCGCCTTCGACAACGAGCCCGAGCGCTGGCTCGACGTGCGCTGGGATGTGGAGGGCTCGCAGGAGCGCTTCCCCGCCAAGCTCGCGCTCGAATCGATCAACGAGCCCGGCACGCTGGCGCAGATCGCCCAGGTGATCGCCGAGCATGACGGCAACATCGACAATGTTTCGATGAAGCGTCGCACGCAGGACTTCACCGATATCTCGATTGATCTCTCGGTACCGGATCTGAAGCATCTCACCGCCATCGTCGCGGACCTGCGCGGCAAGCGCTCGGTGAGCCGTGTCGAGCGAGTGAACGGCTGACGGTCGATCGCTGTCGGCGCCGCTTGCCGGAACCGAGGCCGGGACACGTCATTCCGTCATCGGATCGGTCTATGGACGGCTGGGCCTGCGACGCGCTTTTCCGGAGCGACCCCCATGAAGCTTTCCCTGGTCACCGCCATCATCCTCGCAGCTTGCATCCCGCTCGCTGAAGAGGCCGGCGCGCAGGATCTGCAGCCCGGTATGCGGACGATGCTCCAGCGGGGCGGCGCCGAGGGTCTGCCGCTCATCCCCGTCCATCCCGACGATCTGGACGACAGCAAGCTGCAGCCGGGCATGCGCACGATGATCCAGCGCGGCGGAAGCGAGGGCGTGCAGCTCGGCGCGCTCCTGCCCCGCGCCTATGATCCCTATGATGGGCCGGACTACGATCCGTCCTATCCCCCGCCCGCCTACGAGGCCCGACCTGATCGGCGCCGGGAGCCGCTTCGCGCGCGGAACTAGCGTTTCGGAGCTGCGTCACCGAGGGAATCGGCGGTTCGGCGACGCACAGCGCTGTCCGACGAAGCCCGATTCTGCCCGTCGTGTCGTCATCATCCGAAGACCGGCAGCCGTCATCGCGGTTGATGCGCTCCCGGTTGATGCGTTTGGCCTTCGGCTTGCGCGCTGCCTGCGCCGCTGCAAGAAGCAGCGGAACACGGTTTGGCGAGCAGGTGATCATGACGCCGGAAGAAGTTCTCGAAGAGTTCCGTTCCGCAGGGGCCCTGCTGCAGGGACACTTCATCCTCAGTTCCGGCCTGCGCTCGCCCACCTTCCTGCAGAAGATGACGATCTTCTCCGATCCCGCGCGCACCGAGCGGCTGTGCCGGGCGCTGGCTGAGGTGATCACGGCCCGCTTCGGCCGGATCGACATCGTGGTCTCTCCGGCCATCGGCGGCATCATCCCCGGCTACGAGACCGCCCGCCATCTCGGCGCCAAGGCGATCTTCGTCGAGCGCGACCCCGGCGGTCCCTTCACTCTGCGCCGCGGCTTCTCGATCCCCGCCGGCACCCGTGCCGTCATTGTCGAGGACATCGTGACGACGGGTCTCTCGGCCCGGGAATGCCTCGCCTCGCTGAAGGACGAAGAGGGCGACGTGGTGGGTGCCGCCTGCCTGATCGACCGTTCGGGCGGGCGCGGCGCGATCGGCGTGCCGCTCCTGTCCCTGGTCACGCTCGACATCCCGACTTACGCACCGGACGCCCTGCCCGCTGAGCTGGCCGCCATCCCCCCGGTCAAGCCGGGCAGCCGGGCCTTGCCGAAGCCCTGACCCGGCGCGGGACGGGCGCTGGTTCGGCCGCGAAGTTTCCGCGCCGGCAGCCCATGTCAATTCCCTCTCCGCGGCAACTTCAGGTATGTAAATACTGCGGCCGATCCCTGTTTACGCCGTGTCGCAACCGCTAGTGCGAAAATTATCGCGCAGAATACGCTCTGGGTTGCGTCAAAATCATCTTCGTTTGGATTTGGCGCGGGCGGCCTTAACTCTTTCTGGCGCTTGACAGGGATTGCCGGCTCGGCCACCACAAGGGGGATTCGGGCCGGACTCTGCTACGCTGTTCCGAGTCCTGCACCTTTCAGACACCGCAATCTTGTTGGCCGGATTACGCTCTTCCGAACGGAAAGCGTGTCTCGGCATACAGGAATTGCTATGCGTCGAGAGTGCAGGGATGCTGGACTTCGGCAGCGCATTGAATCCACGGTTTCATGTACTGCATTCATGTCTGAATTTCTAGAAACAAACTTTTTTATCTCAAGCACACGGACCTATCGATGAGTAATAAGCAACGTACCGCGGTTTTTATCGACGGCGCAAATCTGTATGCGACCACGAAGGCGCTCGGTTTCGACATCGACTACAAGCGACTGCTCAAGGATTTTCAGAGCCGCGATAATCTCATTCGCGCTTTCTATTATACGGCAATGATTGAGGATCAGGAGTATTCCTCGATTCGCCCGCTGATCGATTGGCTCGACTATAATGGCTACCGGGTCGTTACCAAGCCGGTGAAGGAGTTCACCGACTCCGCCGGGCGCCGCAAGATCAAGGGCAACATGGATATCGAGCTCGCCATCGACGCGCTCGAACTGGCCCCGCACATCGACCACATGGTGCTGTTCTCCGGCGACGGTGATTTCCGTTCGCTCGTGGAGGCGATCCAGCGCCGCGGCGTTCGCGTCTCCGTCGTCTCCACCATCCAGACCCAGCCGGCGATGATCGCAGACGACCTGCGGCGTCAGGCGGACGAGTTCATCGATCTCGCCCATCTCGCGAGCCGGATCGGCCGTGACCCGAGCGAGCGCACCGCCCGCGCGCCCGGTGACGGCCCCCGCCGCGACTTCGCTGAGCGCGCGCCCCGCCCCAATCCCGGTCTCGAGAGCCGCTACGGCATCCGCCCCGGCGCGACCGACGAGGAAGCGGAAGGCTGAGCGGAGCCTTGGTGCTCGGATCGCGGTGACGGGCGAAGACCCGTCACCGTCGATTGCGAGGCTGCGCCGAAATCATCCGGCGCTCTGCCCTCTCCAGAGAAAACGCGCCCGGGATCGCTTCGTCTTGCGATGACGGTGGAGCGCGTCGGGACTTGGTTGGGGGCGTCGCCAATCGGACGGCGACGGCATGTCCCAGCGCCGAAAACGCCGAGGGCTTGAACCTCAGCCCTTGTCGCGCATCAGGCGGGCCTTGTCGCGATCCCAGTCGCGCTGCTTGACGCTCTCGCGCTTGTCGTGGAGCTGCTTGCCCTTGCCGAGGCCCAGCTCGACCTTCGCCCGGCCCTTGTCGTTGAAGTAGATCTTCAACGGAATCACCGTGTAGCCCTGGCGCTGGGTGGCGCCGATCAGCTTGTTAATCTGGCGGCGGTGCAGCAGCAGGCGGCGGGGCCGCTTGGTGTCGTGGTTGAAGCGGTTCGCCTCCAGATATTCCGGGATATAGGCGTTGAACAGCATCAGGTCGTTGCCGGACGGCCCGGCATAGGACTCACCGATCGTCGCCTTGCCGCCACGCAGCGATTTCACCTCGGTGCCGGTCAGCGCGATGCCGGCCTCGAGCGTGTCCTCGATCGCGTAGTGGTAGCGGGCGGAGCGGTTGTCGGCGACGACGCGCCGGCCGGGATCGGGTTTGGGTGCCATTCGTCTTCAGGTTCGTGGTCAGGCGGCGGTCCACCGATATGGGGACCGCCACGTTCTCCGGCGAGGCTTCCCGCCGGATCTTCTCGGATCAATCCGACGGCGTCAGATCAGGCCGGCATGGCTGAGCGCGGCATCGACCGCCCGGCGGCAGCCCTCGGTCGCCGGCACCAGCGGCAGGCGCA from the Methylorubrum extorquens genome contains:
- the rpoZ gene encoding DNA-directed RNA polymerase omega chain (RNAP omega subunit) (Transcriptase omega chain) (RNA polymerase omega subunit) (Evidence 2b : Function from indirect experimental evidences (e.g. phenotypes); PubMedId : 2549050, 3549461; Product type e : enzyme): MARVTVEDCIEKVENRFELVLLASHRARLLAAGAPLTVERDRDKNPVVALREIGDETITAEDLKEQLIHSMQKYVEVDEPEAETVPLLSSSPAAAAVAPQSSSDDKNVQFDFMSEEDLLRGLENLAPPTETDDEGE
- the pyrE gene encoding orotate phosphoribosyltransferase (OPRT) (OPRTase) (Evidence 2b : Function from indirect experimental evidences (e.g. phenotypes); PubMedId : 8787418; Product type e : enzyme) gives rise to the protein MTPEEVLEEFRSAGALLQGHFILSSGLRSPTFLQKMTIFSDPARTERLCRALAEVITARFGRIDIVVSPAIGGIIPGYETARHLGAKAIFVERDPGGPFTLRRGFSIPAGTRAVIVEDIVTTGLSARECLASLKDEEGDVVGAACLIDRSGGRGAIGVPLLSLVTLDIPTYAPDALPAELAAIPPVKPGSRALPKP
- the relA gene encoding GTP pyrophosphokinase (Evidence 2b : Function from indirect experimental evidences (e.g. phenotypes); Product type e : enzyme), which codes for MMRQYELVERVKRYNPAANEALLNRAYVYAMRAHGTQKRASGDPFFAHPLEVAAILTDLRLDDATIVAAVLHDTVEDTAATLDEIREIFGPEIGALVDGLTKLKRLDLVSKRAVQGENFRKLLLAVAEDVRVLLVKLADRLHNMRTLHFMRDDKRARIAEETLDIYAPLAGRMGMQELRDELEDLSFRTLKPEVYATITKRLEDLSAKSGSVIESIEHDLTARLAARGIAAHVKGRLKKPFSIWSKMERKSVAFEQLSDIVGFRVIVGTLAECYAALGVVHTSWPMVPGRYKDYVSTPKQNDYRSIHTTVIGPKRQRVELQIRTAEMDEIAEYGIAAHAHYKEAGKEGVEGEIHPRLATESGAYQWLRRTIELLAEGDSPEEFLEHTKLELFQDQVFCFTPKGRLIALPRGATPIDFAYAVHTDVGNTAVGAKINGRLAPLLHELANGDEVEIARSDGASPPAAWESLVVTGKARSAIRRATRAAVRRQYAGLGRQILDRAFERAGKSFSEEKLRGALPRLARASTEDVFAAVGRGEMFSGDVVKAVYPDFKEERRAGASGGPAANGAAGRLTRSKDQTMRLTFSGEAEAASALASIPIRGLAGDLPVSFAPNGGALPGDRIVGILTPGVGVTIYPIQSAALAAFDNEPERWLDVRWDVEGSQERFPAKLALESINEPGTLAQIAQVIAEHDGNIDNVSMKRRTQDFTDISIDLSVPDLKHLTAIVADLRGKRSVSRVERVNG
- a CDS encoding conserved exported protein of unknown function (Evidence 4 : Unknown function but conserved in other organisms), whose protein sequence is MKLSLVTAIILAACIPLAEEAGAQDLQPGMRTMLQRGGAEGLPLIPVHPDDLDDSKLQPGMRTMIQRGGSEGVQLGALLPRAYDPYDGPDYDPSYPPPAYEARPDRRREPLRARN
- a CDS encoding protein of unknown function (Evidence 5 : Unknown function) — protein: MAVPISVDRRLTTNLKTNGTQTRSRPARRRRQPLRPLPLRDRGHARGRHRADRHRGEIAAWRQGDDR
- a CDS encoding conserved protein of unknown function (Evidence 4 : Unknown function but conserved in other organisms) translates to MDGDERQTLGAAPLEHRPHTGLQILRAGLFSERDASCEDDGGDQGKLHGGRSGKARRRPSRP
- the smpB gene encoding SsrA-binding protein (Evidence 2b : Function from indirect experimental evidences (e.g. phenotypes); PubMedId : 10393194, 7524073; Product type f : factor), with the translated sequence MAPKPDPGRRVVADNRSARYHYAIEDTLEAGIALTGTEVKSLRGGKATIGESYAGPSGNDLMLFNAYIPEYLEANRFNHDTKRPRRLLLHRRQINKLIGATQRQGYTVIPLKIYFNDKGRAKVELGLGKGKQLHDKRESVKQRDWDRDKARLMRDKG
- a CDS encoding NifU-like (Evidence 2b : Function from indirect experimental evidences (e.g. phenotypes); PubMedId : 12886008, 16926146; Product type cp : cell process), encoding MFIQTEATPNPATLKFLPGRVVLTDGTFEARDTASAERSPLATALFAVPGVSGVYFGHDFISVTKADGVNEWPQVKPAVLGAIMDHFQSGRPVLAEGTALAEDETEEFYDEADHDTVVTIKDLLETRVRPAVAGDGGDITFRGYRDGIVYLEMKGACSGCPSSTATLRQGVQNLFRHFLPSVREVQAI
- a CDS encoding Peptidase M22, glycoprotease (Evidence 2b : Function from indirect experimental evidences (e.g. phenotypes); Product type e : enzyme), translated to MRILAIDTALEACAACVATDDSDDLLAEESMPLVRGHAEALLPLIERVMARVEGGFEGLDRVAVTVGPGSYTGLRVGLSAARAIGLAAGLPVVGVTTLSALLAPQLALNGDDTVVAAIDARHGAVYLQAMSVTEGTVIPPRHIALEEAVTLLGKRRAILTGSGAPALAAAAASAGIAVEVAETGAPQIAWVASLGLVADPDQALPRPLYLRGPDAQPQHHARLARA
- a CDS encoding conserved protein of unknown function (Evidence 4 : Unknown function but conserved in other organisms); the encoded protein is MSNKQRTAVFIDGANLYATTKALGFDIDYKRLLKDFQSRDNLIRAFYYTAMIEDQEYSSIRPLIDWLDYNGYRVVTKPVKEFTDSAGRRKIKGNMDIELAIDALELAPHIDHMVLFSGDGDFRSLVEAIQRRGVRVSVVSTIQTQPAMIADDLRRQADEFIDLAHLASRIGRDPSERTARAPGDGPRRDFAERAPRPNPGLESRYGIRPGATDEEAEG